In Ischnura elegans chromosome 3, ioIscEleg1.1, whole genome shotgun sequence, the sequence TGACACTGATAACTGACACCAGACACCCTACCCATCAGGGATTATATCCCACATTCCACCCTCAGGAACAGATATAACAGTGAAGTTAGGTGATTATGCAATTGGCCTGATCAAATATTCATCCCAATGTAATTACCACCTGAAGTACTTACCCAATTCATATAGAGTCAGAACTAATTACATCAAAATGAATCAAGTCACCCTTATATCCTCCTTTACTTCTCTTACCCCATGTTAACACCTCTAACAACAAGGTATTTCTTCTAAGCAATTATAGGATTGGATGTACTACCATAAAATAAACCACATACAATATCAACTAGGCAAGTGGGCAAGCAACATACTAGAGCTAACCTCCTCAATTTCATGAACTTAGAATAACATGGTTCCAGGAAAGGGCGTAATTCCAAGAACTTATACAAGTAATGCAGAGGAAAtatatttaaccctttcattgcgtaacattttctcagagttgtttcacattggcggagaattttttttcactgcattcactttgtttttcgaaaatatgaaaacaatttcaataaaaaaggatttgtgtatttattttactatttattaaacaatttgttaatggcatcacagtgatgccatccgcacccatgtgataaatgctccagatatttatgcaacccgttacacaaacattaggtgACGACGGACAACATAtctttacgtagcaactaagaaccatggaataatttgtgaaatgatggcggaattgaattataaaataagatgaatattttttcagatgtcatccactatccatgcatcaaattttgggcaaAGAAtagttttggaattttaatttccacatttctaaatttttaaatttaccagtaacttagacttgcatgcaaacatatgaaagttattttatcttcatgacatttttttgatttaatgCTGTAAAAACTAACTTATGATtgtgaaagtttttgaaaaaagggttcaaaaaCAGCCCTGGATATTATGCACATCATATACCATCAGAGGTATACCAATTcgccactttttagtcgttcttaggacgtgaggaggattatttctccTGTTTGTCATCAGAGTGTCAGTGgtttgtcttttttgagtaactcaatagatatttctacagattattataattttccatgtataaactcagtcAGCCTTTCAGTTGCCACGGAAGGGGGAGTTATGggttacaacccccgttgaggtgccaaaaacgggtaaaatggcccccgcaccctccagaaGGGCCCTCAAATCTCTGGCAAAAACCCCCCCGtttcaaaatcgtggcttcgtgactgtataaactgtgcccacagagaagaaatctatcgattatttttcgcacgactttgtttgcatgtcccctgcctccatcatcaggatccttcgcccccgtgtaaattatagcatcttgcacaaGGCCATCAGGCTCAGAAAGCATATGGAACCGACggacaagaaatatctaaacgtgtaTGCTGcagataaaacggcaacgtataataatccaaatataattgtttctttacgcatagaaattttgctgacattattttctaattataatagctctatttggtcgaagtaaaatatgtatattgcttcaaagttaaaaaagaaaccttcgcggagaagactCAATGCAGTGTTCAATGTATATATTTGAGTAAATTCTGCCAGATGTAGTTTTATTGCatggagatattctaagcctagttcaaccaaggctgatacataaacggtccttggggtttgaaaataggaataaaattgaaaataaaggtttctcccatattccacgtaagtggctaaatatatgtaaaatacttaaatttccaGTAGAAAAAGGCCATACGATaagattaggaaaaaaaatctctaaagaGAGGTGAAAATGCAGGAAATCGAAAGATGTCCAGAGGAGAGACAgtactaatggcgagagtcgTAAAAACTCAGTAGGAAGAGCTCACCTTCTCCACGACACGCACACAACAGaatacttgcatgcatttctcaTAAGAATGGCTAAAATACTTGTAAAAATAGAGATAGCAGGCGATACATAGTGACTTGTAGTCTACTCCGCGGTGACGTAAAACGACTCTTTTattttgagccccgaaatttgatcattttttccccaaggatttccccaattctagtttctcattcgaaatgaaaaaaatatagaagttttcctagaacctgcaatatttcctctgaataacgaattggtggtcgtaattattcccgcttagtaactttaacaaactaatacgaaataaatgagaaaaagtcgaaaaatctatttctttttacgAAAACAATATAATCAAACCCCTACTGACAGGCTCGTTcggaaaatgagttgcaaatatattatggaaaaaCGTTATGAGTTATAAtggtattatgtaaatattaagcttaaataataataaaaacagcaacacattattcaactgtgtttagcgtgggtaaagtgaccgtattttgaaatacgaaaatattttatgtcgatgagatggaaggaagattatgactaaatattgtcTACTAAAATTTTAATACGACTAAAACGGGGAGAATAACCTTCCAATGTGGCAaaatttagtacaaatattcataagagtaaagaaaatatcacattttaatttttttgtgatggcaaaaaatcttacaaaataaaaagtactccataaatgtaaaaaaatgtactaaaaaaatgttaactttttttctaaaacggaaggcatatccaggCAGCCTAATCCAATgtgtgtgcgggaaaccatcattagagtagacagaacagagcggaggagtgtagggagcgattgaaggacatatgccagcgtggcatcaatgtgatgccacccgcccgttggcaggacctacgctgggcatcaatgctatgccatccgcactcaaagggttaaatgTTGAAATTACTATCACCAAATAAACTGACTGGCTGGAAACAACCCAGGTcttgaacgaaaaaaaattaacacatcaGGTAACAGCCATTGGATAAATTGCATTGAACTGACTTTTGGCTAACGATAAGTAAATCCACTCATAGAACCATCACTCATAATcaaaaaaattggaagttttaAAGGGAAGTTAAATGTCAACTGActgagacaaaaaattaaaaaggcccACAATCGCAAGTAAAATTGGATGCAGACAGCAAAAAGCATATTTTACCTGCACTATGCTACCACACATCACATTTGATGTCAACCTGCTTCCGCACCCTGAAAATTAAttggaatggaaaggaaaaacagacataaatgcataatttaaatttttttatttctacaaacGGTTAGATGGCTCAAGcatcaagaaaattttgaaagataaatCAGATTTTCTCAGTCTTTGGGTTCACACCTGGGAATGttgcaaaaaatatacatagaaaaataaaaatagttaaccTCCAACGGCTCCACAGGATGAACACTTatgaaacaaaatgttttccactcacagtaaaaacaaaatatgttcCACTTATAGAAAATGTATGCAAGTAAATTCACGAGATTGAATAGGAAGAAGTTATCAGATCAGTTCAAAACAGAAGGAATGTAAGTTGCTGAAGATTGCCAAATTTAGTTTTCGTCAACCTCTGCCTCTGGCTCCTCATCGAACTCTGCATCCTCATCAGCTGTAGCCTCTTGGTACTGCTGGTATTCGGAAACGAGATCATTCATGTTGGACTCGGCCTCAGTGAATTCCATCTCATCCATACCCTCACCAGTGTACCAGTGGAGGAAAGCCTTTCGCCTGAACATGGCAGTGAACTGCTCTGAGATTCGCTTGAACAGCTCCTGGATGGCAGTGGAATTTCCAATGAAAGTAGCGGACATTTTGAGACCACGGGGAGGGATATCGCAGACGGCGGTCTTCACGTTGTTGGGGATCCATTCGACGAAGTAGCTGCTGTTCTTGTTTTGGATGTTGAGCATCTGCTCGTCAACCTCCTTCATGGACATGCGTCCTCTGAAGACGGCTGCGACGGTGAGGTAACGTCCGTGTCGTGGGTCGCATGCAGCCATCATGTTCTTGGCGTCGAACATTTGCTGCGTGAGTTCGGGAACGGTGAGGGCACGGTACTGTTGGGAGCCACGGGAGGTAAGAGGTGCGAATCCGGGCATGAAGAAGTGGAGACGGGGGAAGGGGACCATGTTGACAGCCAACTTACGAAGATCGGCATTCAGCTGACCAGGGAACCTAAGGCAAGTTGTGACACCGGACATTGTGAGGGAGACGAGGTGGTTGAGATCGCCATATGTGGGGGTGGTGAGCTTGAGGGTTCTGAAGCAAATGTCGTAGAGGGCCTCGTTGTCAATGCAGTATGTTTCGTCAGTGTTTTCTACAAGTTGGTGGACAGAGAGGGTGGCATTGTATGGTTCGACGACGGTGTCTGATACTTTGGGTGAGGGCACGACTGAGTAGGTGTTCATGATCCTGTCTGGGTATTCTTCCCTAATTTTTGAAATGAGGAGTGTGCCCATACCAGACCCGGTACCACCACCCAAAGAGTGTGTGAGCTGGAAACCTTGGAGGCAATCGCAGCTTTCTGCTTCCTTGCGAACAACATCCAGTACTGAGTCTACCAATTCCGCGCCCTCCGTGTAGTGCCCCTTCGCCCAGTTATTTCCAGCACCGCTCTGCCCGAATACAAAATTGTCTGGTCTGAAGATCTGTCCGAAAGGCCCTGAGCGTACTGAGTCCATGGTTCCAGGCTCCAAGTCGACAAGGATGGCACGTGGGACATACTTGCCACCGGATGCCTCATTGTAGTACACGTTGATGCGTTCCAACTGAAGGTCTGAGTCTCCATGGTACGCTCCAGTTGGGTCAATGCCGTGCTCGTCGGAGATGATTTCCCAGAACTGCCGAAAAAGAAATACTTGCTTTTAGAAAGGCCACGCGAAACAACATCTTTCCACGATTTTTCTAAAACAATGAGATAGAAACAACTTTCGAACGAAATGCCAAATATCCTACTATTCGTTCAAGTTAAATGAGAGAATACGTTACGCTCAGAAATTAATTCCATCACTTTCAGAGACCTACATGCaacacttaattaaaaaaaatgtattttggtttcattaactcATTTCATGCCACAAAAAGCTCTTAATTCTTTCTTGAAGGCATCGATGAGATATTATACATAAAATGCTCTGAATTATGACAGTAACGAATTCGGTCATACACCATAAATTACAGACTGTCATGATCACTCGAACAACGGTAGCGAAAAATTTTAACCAGGTGAAACCAGGAATTAAAGCAGCAACGTAGCATTTACAATTTCCTCTGAGACGAATTGTTACATTTCATTCCATCCAGTGAATtttaggcatgggcaaaaaatacaccagccaaggaggttgtaaatacaaattatgtatttacaacctccttggttatTTCCAAGAAATCATAACAATAAACAGGAAAATGTAGATGCGGACTTATGCAATAAGTGCACAACTTGTATTTAAgctcactaaaaataataccatgtttatttttattttaattgatggtAAAAGCACTGATACAGTTGATCAACGTAGtaagagactgaaaaatagcgatgcAATCATGATATAGGCTAACCTCGTTTACTATAGCcatcaacttttttaatgtattaataatgTTCATccatttctcgtttttttttacatacaaccaaTCAAGTGCACCACCAAAAGAGGAccgtaattaattttaattttgcttcttaattacgAAGGTGTGTACTCCTTCcttagtttctttcttgtttcctCATCATTTAACGGTACTTTTACAAAACTGAGTTCGAGACAAGTGCTATCATTATTGACGTAGGAGAtgtttatttactcaaataaggcaagaaaagtcaaatTTATCGAACTCCACATTTGTATTCCTTTCTCTGAAATAAATTGAACAGCGACCCACACGTCAAGTTGTATTCGATCGTAGTGTCTTAGCCATATCTAACACAGATTCTTGTtgcgtaaaatcataaaattaaatgtcttaacattaaaggagctttttctaggtaatctcagactgacaacgtaagctctgtgaataagaagactcTTCATTATAAgttctcggcagaagacgttctaatgttggtctcgagtcagaaaaaaaccggtggctttaggaaaacaagtcatctgatgGAGTTACCGAGAGAAATTCACTCTTCATATACACCAGGAAAACAACCAAATTTAATGGTATGGACCAACATCAATGCCTTTAAAaacttttcgtaaaaaaatccaattaatgattttttcagtgtattctttgtgtatgttacgctaatttgccgaaaaACCGGATACTTAGGGTAAGACaagcgttaaatctcaacttattaccatattttatcaattatgaaagtaccggtGTACCGGTATTTTTTTGCCGATACATCCGGGAgggtactattattgcttttcaatactcatcacaaaaataccggtactttttcaagtaccgcccatgccAAGAGTGAATCCGTCCCATTCCTCGAATTACACACATAAAAAACCACATTCCCCAACTTTCAGTATCATTCATGCAAGAGGAAACTGAAAAATAGTATTatgcttcaaataatttattgtatGGCAAAATAAGTGCTAATGTCAATCTTCAAGTGCCCGATAAACACATATAAATGGCCAGATACTGAAATGTGACAGAGCTGTTTCTTCACCAGACACAATCTACAAATTTGTAGATAACACGATTACTTGCATAATATTATGAACTTCATCAGCATTCCTAAATCCTTTCCATAAAATCCTTCCCGTACATAGTGGCAAAAGAGCACAAAAATGACGTGAACGCAggtgagaaaatattaaataccttACGTTCTATGCTACGAAACCTGTCTGAAACTTGCCCcataaaattatttggatattcAAAGCCATGTATCCCACATTATTCCATCGAAATGAACACTATTCCGTGGACAGGATTTTATTGACCGGAAATGGGCGGCATTGCCAGACGCCATTACGAGCCACGAACTACAACCGGTAAATTGAAGGCTGGGCATGTTCAATCTTAATGATAGAACCTCAGCTCCACTACAATTACAGCATCAAGAAATTACATTATATTCCGCAAGAATACACGTTAAACACCCAAACAGCAAAGAACATAGGAACCCTATCTTTCATCAAAACTCATCACCGTCATCTTTTGGCGGTACTTGCACGACTCCTTGGGCGCGAAGGTATTATACTATGAATAATTCTCTTGAAAGAAGCAAAAATATACACTCACCTTAGCGCCAATCTGGTTCCCGCACTGACCAGCCTGGATATGGACGATTTCACGCATCTTGCAGTTGGTATAGATTCACAATTGCCACACACAGAACCGACTCGCTTGCCGCTCCCAAACGAAGTGAACGTGACTGAGCGAATGCAGGAGAACAAGGGAGGTTCCGGCCATATATCGATGTATCAGTGACTCAACGATAAAAACTGGTATACTCGACGCTAGCGCCAATGTGGGCGGGTAGGTAAGGCATGTACTAAGTGCTGTTCTCAAATTTAGCCACGCCCCCTTACATGATAAAATTGCCTACTATACAGGATAATATGGAGTGTCACGAATTTGGAAACGGAAGAGAAAACTAGGGCTTCTTGCAATTTTCCTGATTGCACGAAATCGGAAAATGGTGAAACATGACGAAAAACCTTAAG encodes:
- the LOC124156103 gene encoding tubulin beta-1 chain — its product is MREIVHIQAGQCGNQIGAKFWEIISDEHGIDPTGAYHGDSDLQLERINVYYNEASGGKYVPRAILVDLEPGTMDSVRSGPFGQIFRPDNFVFGQSGAGNNWAKGHYTEGAELVDSVLDVVRKEAESCDCLQGFQLTHSLGGGTGSGMGTLLISKIREEYPDRIMNTYSVVPSPKVSDTVVEPYNATLSVHQLVENTDETYCIDNEALYDICFRTLKLTTPTYGDLNHLVSLTMSGVTTCLRFPGQLNADLRKLAVNMVPFPRLHFFMPGFAPLTSRGSQQYRALTVPELTQQMFDAKNMMAACDPRHGRYLTVAAVFRGRMSMKEVDEQMLNIQNKNSSYFVEWIPNNVKTAVCDIPPRGLKMSATFIGNSTAIQELFKRISEQFTAMFRRKAFLHWYTGEGMDEMEFTEAESNMNDLVSEYQQYQEATADEDAEFDEEPEAEVDEN